The Methanobacterium lacus genome includes a region encoding these proteins:
- a CDS encoding ABC transporter ATP-binding protein, giving the protein MVFKIKKVNKNFQNKTMEMEILKDIDLTIEDGEFLVLLGPSGCGKTTLLRMIAGLDFPTTGTITENDVPVLNPSPERGFVFQQYSLFPWRTVLDNVAFGLEVNGIDEEERYEKAKNYIEMVGLSAFLESYPNQLSGGMKQRVAIARALVNEPNSLLMDEPFAALDVLSRHKLQKEIIQIWEQETKTIIFVTHNVDEAVFLADRILVFSERPGRIIETFNIEQERIRDRTSEEYLAIKRKITGLLETNQKF; this is encoded by the coding sequence ATGGTTTTTAAAATTAAAAAGGTCAATAAAAACTTTCAAAACAAGACAATGGAAATGGAAATTCTCAAGGACATAGATCTCACCATAGAAGATGGAGAATTTCTAGTTCTTCTGGGGCCATCTGGTTGCGGTAAAACAACCCTGCTTAGAATGATAGCTGGACTTGATTTCCCAACTACAGGGACCATAACAGAAAATGATGTACCTGTATTAAATCCAAGTCCAGAACGGGGCTTTGTATTTCAACAGTACTCATTATTCCCTTGGAGAACAGTGCTTGATAACGTGGCATTCGGACTAGAGGTCAATGGGATAGATGAAGAAGAGAGGTACGAAAAGGCTAAAAATTACATTGAAATGGTTGGATTATCAGCGTTCCTCGAGAGCTACCCCAACCAACTGTCAGGGGGTATGAAACAGAGGGTTGCAATTGCACGTGCCCTTGTAAACGAACCTAACTCACTCTTGATGGACGAACCATTCGCTGCTTTAGATGTGCTCTCAAGACACAAACTACAGAAGGAAATCATCCAAATTTGGGAACAGGAAACTAAAACCATAATCTTTGTGACCCACAACGTTGATGAAGCAGTTTTCTTGGCAGACCGCATACTGGTGTTTAGCGAACGCCCTGGAAGAATAATTGAAACATTTAACATAGAACAAGAAAGGATACGTGACAGAACATCCGAAGAGTACCTTGCTATTAAACGCAAAATAACTGGGCTACTTGAAACCAACCAAAAATTCTAA
- a CDS encoding 4Fe-4S ferredoxin gives MFLEELELKIGKFIETSDMNLVEDLDGLQIFDKPLIGVAASDDSLWNTLKKPEVVGPDHMAPTEWMSESKSVLSYFLPFTEAVRKSNRTKGMPSIEWLYGRWDGELFNNALRSFMVESLEDQGFRAVAPALNEGFSVENHKSNWSERHVAYIAGLGTFSINRSLITNRGTAGRFGSVITDWELEPKPRDYTEVNEYCDGCGSCISRCPCKAITMETMDKEQCFGFLNKILKRNHPRYGCGKCQTAVPCEFTNPTTHDG, from the coding sequence TTGTTTTTAGAGGAATTAGAACTGAAGATTGGTAAATTTATTGAAACCAGTGATATGAACTTGGTAGAGGATCTTGATGGGCTGCAGATATTTGACAAGCCCCTCATTGGAGTGGCAGCTTCGGATGATTCCCTCTGGAACACCTTGAAAAAACCCGAAGTTGTGGGGCCTGACCATATGGCACCTACTGAATGGATGTCCGAATCAAAATCCGTTCTATCATATTTTCTGCCCTTCACTGAAGCTGTGAGAAAATCAAACAGAACTAAGGGTATGCCTTCAATAGAATGGCTTTACGGACGTTGGGATGGTGAACTATTTAACAATGCACTTCGATCCTTTATGGTGGAATCTTTAGAAGATCAGGGTTTCAGAGCTGTTGCACCTGCACTGAATGAAGGATTTTCTGTGGAAAACCATAAGAGCAACTGGTCCGAGCGTCATGTTGCCTACATAGCTGGTCTTGGAACCTTCAGCATTAACAGATCATTAATAACCAACAGGGGAACAGCAGGCCGTTTTGGAAGTGTTATAACAGATTGGGAGCTTGAACCCAAACCTAGGGATTACACAGAAGTTAACGAGTACTGTGATGGTTGTGGTAGTTGTATTTCACGGTGTCCATGCAAGGCAATAACCATGGAAACCATGGACAAGGAGCAGTGTTTCGGTTTCTTAAACAAAATATTAAAAAGAAACCATCCCCGTTACGGTTGTGGAAAATGTCAAACAGCAGTTCCATGTGAATTTACAAATCCAACGACTCATGATGGTTGA
- a CDS encoding HEAT repeat domain-containing protein, with product MDLKKILGLQKPDIKKMEREGDIKGLTRLLKFEQDESVRREAAFAIGKITGPNSGMESTDENPKPTKQSVEELVKSLKSDDHELQKQATVQLVEIGSPSVKPLLKSLEDKNWKIRWYASEILGKIGDERAVPGLIETLGDENSGVRNKSMVALVEIGEPSVDLLTSALSNDKWQIRSQAAEALGVIGLKKSVEPLIQTLKDGNSWVRKAAAESLGSIGDKKAVSPLKNLLKDDSLEVQEAVSNALEKLG from the coding sequence ATGGACCTCAAGAAAATTTTAGGGCTACAAAAACCCGATATTAAAAAAATGGAACGAGAAGGAGATATTAAAGGACTCACAAGGCTTCTTAAATTTGAGCAGGATGAATCTGTTCGAAGGGAAGCTGCATTTGCCATTGGAAAAATTACAGGACCCAATTCAGGGATGGAATCAACTGATGAAAACCCTAAACCAACAAAACAGTCTGTTGAGGAACTCGTAAAATCTCTCAAATCCGATGATCATGAACTTCAAAAACAGGCCACAGTTCAACTTGTTGAAATTGGAAGTCCCTCTGTCAAACCCCTTTTAAAATCTCTTGAAGATAAGAATTGGAAAATAAGATGGTATGCATCCGAGATACTGGGAAAAATAGGGGATGAACGAGCAGTTCCCGGATTGATTGAAACATTGGGGGATGAGAACAGTGGTGTTAGAAATAAATCCATGGTAGCACTGGTGGAAATTGGTGAACCCTCGGTAGATCTTCTTACAAGTGCCCTGTCCAATGATAAATGGCAAATTCGCAGTCAAGCTGCTGAGGCTCTTGGGGTCATTGGTTTAAAAAAATCTGTAGAACCACTTATTCAAACATTGAAAGATGGAAATTCATGGGTTAGAAAAGCAGCTGCAGAATCTTTGGGAAGTATAGGAGATAAAAAAGCTGTCAGTCCACTGAAGAATCTTTTAAAAGATGATAGTTTAGAAGTCCAAGAAGCAGTTTCAAATGCCCTTGAAAAGTTGGGATAA
- a CDS encoding zinc dependent phospholipase C family protein, whose product MNYYKLPMIFLAVCLIFAPVSDAWTWSTHSNIVDSTYYSLPTSIHSKLSLSAMRDGSNDPDEKFHDYRDHSYPNSYNKALYYLNQGSSYYKQKKYYEASKSFGIASHYISDTFSAPHCVSGELSSQHQAYENQASKLKPHITAVTGNLKVLMYNGYTTEKSDWSNWQKTRSTYYTQKDLNRAASVTYMAICNSIKSSSTTKPILTNTGKYVGNSKTKKFHLKNCRYVDQISPDHKVYFSTRQAAINAGYLPCKVCNP is encoded by the coding sequence ATGAATTATTATAAACTACCAATGATATTTTTAGCAGTGTGTCTCATTTTTGCACCTGTATCTGATGCATGGACATGGAGTACCCATAGCAACATTGTTGATTCTACATATTACTCATTACCCACTTCGATCCATTCTAAACTCAGTTTAAGTGCAATGCGAGATGGTTCAAACGATCCTGATGAAAAATTTCATGATTATCGTGATCATAGCTATCCAAACAGCTACAACAAGGCACTGTACTACTTAAACCAGGGTTCGAGTTACTACAAGCAGAAAAAATATTATGAGGCAAGCAAATCCTTTGGTATTGCAAGTCACTACATATCCGACACATTTTCAGCACCCCACTGTGTGAGTGGAGAATTATCATCACAGCACCAGGCATATGAAAATCAGGCAAGCAAACTCAAACCCCATATCACTGCAGTCACTGGCAACTTGAAGGTACTCATGTACAATGGGTACACAACTGAAAAATCTGACTGGTCCAACTGGCAGAAAACACGTAGCACCTACTACACCCAAAAGGATCTAAACAGGGCAGCATCAGTAACCTACATGGCAATATGTAACAGCATAAAATCAAGCAGCACAACCAAACCAATTTTAACCAACACAGGTAAGTACGTTGGCAATTCAAAAACCAAGAAATTCCATCTAAAGAACTGCAGATACGTGGATCAAATCAGTCCAGATCACAAGGTGTACTTCAGTACAAGACAAGCCGCAATAAATGCAGGATACTTACCATGTAAAGTTTGCAACCCTTAA